The sequence CGTTGTCGAGCGGCAGTGCTTCCGGCAATCAGGCAAACGGACGTTCGGCGGAGGCTCCATCCGAAATGCGGTACCAGTCGCAACGTGCCAGTTCCGCGACGATGGAACGCACAACATTGGATCCGCGTGAAACACTGGATCTCAAACGGTTGGCGGAACGTTCTGTGATTCGGCACAGCGACAGCAACCGATTCAGCTTGGATTTTGAAATCGAAGCGATTGGCGGCCGCGGTGTCGAAGCGATCGAGCTCTATGGGACCACCGATGGTGGGCTGAACTGGAAACGCTGGGGCACGGACCCTGACAAAGCCAGCCCGTTTGACATCGAAACGAACGGCGAAGGCATCTTCGGATTCCAAATCGTGGTCGTGGCCGCGAATGGTTTGACCAGCCCCAGTCCGCTCAGTGGCGATGCACCGGACATCGTGGTGGTGGTCGACCAGACCGAACCCGAGGTCAGCATCACGGGGGCTCGCTACGGGGAAGCCGACCGAGCCGGTTCGTTGGTGATCGCCTATCGATGCCAAGACCAATATTTGATGTCGCGTCCGATCACGCTTTCCTTTAGTGATACACCTGAAGGACCGTGGACCACGATCGCCGCCGGGTTGCGAAACCTGGGTGATTATGTGTGGCCCGCGGACCCACAATTGCCTCGTCAGATCTATTTGCGAATCGATGCCACGGACCAGGCTGGCAATGTCGGCAGTTACGTGCTCGATCAGCCGGTGGACACTCGTGGGTTGGCCCCGCGGGCTCGCATTCGTGCGTTTCGATCCATTTCGAGTCGATAGTGCCTTTTCGCGTCCGTCGCGTTGACCACGAATCCTGCTTTTCAACGGATCCTGATTATGTCTCTTGAGCCATCTTCTCCAATGCGGATTCTGCTCAGCCAACCTGGTGATCTCTCCGATTGCATTTTGACGTTGCCGGTCGCCTGCTCGCTCAAAGAGTATTTTCCCGACTCGCATGTCAGCATCGCAGTGGGCGTCGAGAAAACGGACTTCTTGGAACAACACGCAGCCATCGACGAAGTCCTGGAGCTGCCGGTCCGGTGGAACCGATCGCCACGCGGCATTCGAAGCGTCAAGCAAACGTTGAATTCACAAGCCTTTGATGTCGCCATCGATTGCGATGATTCATTCGTTTCCGCTTTGGTTTGCCAGTTGTCGGGTGCCACGCGTCGAATCGGTTGGGACACGATGCCACGTTTTGCACCGAGACGCAGCTTGCTCAACGAGCTGGTGACTCCGGTGTTTCATCACGTGGTGGATCGTCGGTTGGAATTGCTGACTCCGCTCGAGATTGATCGTCCGCAAGCCAAATTCGATTGGCCGGTGGATTCAGCTGATCACCAATCGGCAATGCGATATCGTCATCGCTGGGCCGGACAAGATTTGGCGATGATGGATTCTGGAAGAGTCTTGACTTCGGTGGGATGGATGTTCGATCGCTATGCCGCGACGGCTCGCTACTTGGCCGATCGTTTTCAAATGCACTCCATCGTGACTTGGCGAACGTTCGAGGAACGATTGAAGGCCGAGCAGATCGTTGCTTGCGCCGGGGACGCCGCTTCGCTCGCACCGGACATGACGCTATCATTGGCCGCTGCACTGAGTCCATTGGCCCGAGTGGTGATCGCGGAAGACACACCGATGCTGCATGCGTCCGTCGCTGCAGGTGCCAATGTGGTTGGTTTATATGGTCCAATGGAAGGGACCGAATCTCCTTCCGCTCGCGGACCGTACCAACAACACGCATTGGCAATGGAAAACAAAGCCCGCGGCGGATTGCCCCATCGGGAAGCCATTAACCGGGTCGGCGTCGAACATGTCTGCCAATGGATTGATCAACTTCAGGCCCCTGCGTTCGCCGAGGCAGCCTAACTCCAACCGCTCCAATCTCCACTGTTATGACCGACCGCGTTGGCATCGTTCCCTTTGGCAATGCGGCTGAGATTTATCATCGGATGCTACCGGCGTTCCCAGGGACGCTTGGCGAATCGAGCGACGCGAATCTTCGGCAGGTGCACTTCAGTCATGACTTGGAGAATGTGGACTGGTTGGTGGTCGCTCACCTGACCACGGAAGTTCTCTCGACGACCATTCCCAGGTCACGACGCATCTTGGTCACCGGCGAGCCTTCTCCCGCGGTCGACATTGGCGCCGGCAATGCCAACCAATTTGGCGTTTTGATCTCGCCCTACAACATCCCCGGCTTCACCGGGACTTGGGTTCCCAGTCATGGTGGCTTGCCATGGTTCTTCGGCAGGCAAACCGAATCGCTGCGTCGGTTGGAAGACCTCGAAACGCTGCCCGTGCCAGAGAAGACGCCCACCGTCTCGGCGGTCATCTCCACCAAGGTGTTGCACGAAGGCCACCGGCAACGTTTGCGGTTCGTCTATCGGTTGCAAGAAGCGATCGGTGACCGCTTGCACCTGTATGGTCGCGGCATTCGTGAGGTGAACGACAAGGCTGACGCGATCCTTCCGCATGCGTATCACTTGTCGCTCGAGAATGTTTGCGAGCCCAACTATTGGAGCGAGAAAATCAGCGATGCGTTCTTGGGATACTCCCTGCCGTTGTACGCGGGTTGCACC comes from Rhodopirellula bahusiensis and encodes:
- a CDS encoding glycosyltransferase family 10 domain-containing protein, encoding MTDRVGIVPFGNAAEIYHRMLPAFPGTLGESSDANLRQVHFSHDLENVDWLVVAHLTTEVLSTTIPRSRRILVTGEPSPAVDIGAGNANQFGVLISPYNIPGFTGTWVPSHGGLPWFFGRQTESLRRLEDLETLPVPEKTPTVSAVISTKVLHEGHRQRLRFVYRLQEAIGDRLHLYGRGIREVNDKADAILPHAYHLSLENVCEPNYWSEKISDAFLGYSLPLYAGCTNIENWFDPDSYVILDLDDIDGSVKQVQQILDSDLYSQRLNAIRRSRQTVLHQETLFHLIARTIVANPSDEPRMSAAETIRTKPERTVWQKVRKEFKRTYHRLTFRP
- a CDS encoding glycosyltransferase family 9 protein, whose product is MSLEPSSPMRILLSQPGDLSDCILTLPVACSLKEYFPDSHVSIAVGVEKTDFLEQHAAIDEVLELPVRWNRSPRGIRSVKQTLNSQAFDVAIDCDDSFVSALVCQLSGATRRIGWDTMPRFAPRRSLLNELVTPVFHHVVDRRLELLTPLEIDRPQAKFDWPVDSADHQSAMRYRHRWAGQDLAMMDSGRVLTSVGWMFDRYAATARYLADRFQMHSIVTWRTFEERLKAEQIVACAGDAASLAPDMTLSLAAALSPLARVVIAEDTPMLHASVAAGANVVGLYGPMEGTESPSARGPYQQHALAMENKARGGLPHREAINRVGVEHVCQWIDQLQAPAFAEAA